GTCAGCTAGAGACAATTTATCCTGTAagctcctctgtctgggttatcatgtgcctttgtagtgtaaactggcctcaagcacagctggtgtttgcagacacctCTCTGgacaattctgctgagactttcatatgttaaagagGACAATTAATGACTAAactgtctaaacaaactgtatagaGAGTCCTGAGAACTGAttcccagggctcccacttctttggaagctggcagcccgcatgcatgtgtaacccttctgttaatgccagatgcctgccagaagggccgggttcaactcttgtggggttttcctatcaaagatgcaaccaaccggctcgagcccccacccagtggcctggaacaatttcacccccgtgctgggtgcctgtaaggcggttctcccccccgcctcgcaagcacagagtctgagatagaaatggcttgtttaatgaccgtaacctaccccaaggttacagcgacagatgcccTATATctaagcacagaagagacaaaaccccctttacccagataccatccccatctgcagtagaacccagtctcttgctggggctcttggcccttttccacacacacacagttacagggtgtaccctctgcagtgcagtcccaaacccaaagcccacagatacatcaccagggcaatactagctgtccccttgtctgtagcctccccttgctgtcaccagctgtctgccagtTGCCGTCATCCGCCGCCAcgcctaccggccacccgccagtTGCTgtcatccgccgccgctcctaccagccaccctcTGGTTCTGCTGTTGGCTGCCAGTCCTAatcccactgcttgggactgccctaaagcagaacccagtgatttcagctcttggtatgtCTAGTGGGGGGGTTTTACAAAcatcctagtatccagctctatcttttaacaggtgagGAGAATTAgttaagccaggcttatagctatacgGCTAAGGCCTAGGCACAGCCAAGACACTCAGCAAGTtgcctcaaccagtacccctccccttctctctcacaatgctttaaaccagggagccctgtgtaatcaatgtgttatccagctatggcgactgccctgtcccccacaacaacccagagcattggtgagatctcacaactcccgcattaagtgtctgcttaaattgtgattttacaactacatgtttacaatagaccaaatctcatggctgacttgctacccattaggctttgcctgaaaaggtatcacacatgcaccctttgcattctcatgcacatgacctctgggagactcattcctcccagccttcagcagcactgcgttcctgctgccacattccctacacatgcAAATAAAGTCTCCTTTTAGATCTCTTGTGTCACTGCTTTGACCtgcagcctcggacctttgggggacactgtaccccaggggaaagtggcttccccaGCCAGTCTCTGATCTCAGTGGCAGTCTTTGGGGCTGTGTCTGCAATGCAGCATTCTGTCCAAAGAAATCACTGCTGACAGATATTCTCTGCCAAGAGAATGCACCACCCTGAATAGGGGGCCCCCATGGCAATGCCCTTTGTCGAGTGAGtgcagtcagactgcccagccctctgtcaacagaacggccaagcccaagctctgcaaacagggctgcccgtgaaccagaagccctctctgtccgcAGAGGCCCcccgagcatctacactatttttctgttgacagaatctgtcgacagaggcgccAGGCCTCCAATGGGCACAGCACAAGtttgctgggaaaactgcttCACTCGTTCAGCAGATCCCCAACAGAATGCAGCTGTAGCGTGGATGCTCCAcgggtctgtcagcagaaggccactgcagcacagccccagcctgtctgTCTGATGTGTGAGATGAGCAGATCTGCTTGAACAACAGGGGTGAAAAGGACCACGGTCAGTTCTGTTTTACAGACAGCAGAAAATGCCATGTTCCCGTGTCAGccttccagctggctctgctctccgGACTGGGAACGCCAAATGCATGTGAGAACTCACCTTCACCCCCACACCAAGACACTTTAAGCTCCATTGTTTGTATTGGCTGTGAGTTTTAAGGACCGGAAGTGAATGCGGCTCCCTAATGCATTTGAAAGTCAAAGGCTTTGGGTGtacaaacttatcaaatgccactGCAAAATACCCTGATACTGCCTGAGTCCATCACTTCTGCCTGTCTTCCTGGTCTTTTCCAAATGGGTGATAAGCTcattctcacaggctgtgtctcctAGACAGCCTCACCTCAAAACAGGCTATAacggcatgtggcactgtctcaccggtgccacatgccaaaataaagccatatgtcaaggcatccctgtactcctcctgctaTAAGGTGTTCAGGGATGTCGGAAGAGCACACCCGCTAGCTCAAAAAGTGTTTCAAGCCAATGGATGCGTTTCTTAGAtatgggcagctattttggtatACGTgtcaggcctgccccccactctgacactctgattgCAGAAAATGGGGTCCCACAAAACcttacaaaataactttcctgtaaagttcttcttaaaaaaacaaaaaaacaaaaaaacacaaacaaacaaaaaaaaaaactccccaaGCTCCCAGATTTCCTGTCCCTGggcagtagctgccaccacctaagTGCAAAAAAAATCCCTTAATCCAGGAAGATGCACTTGGAATGGCTTCATGTGGGCGTTCCTCACATTTTCAACCTCCCTTTAGGAGAGAGCttagaaacaaagagctgtaatctgatagttAACCTTTCATTCTAAGGCGTGAATATAAACAGATGCTTCTCAAGATACAGGGATGAAATCATTGCCTTCGAAAAAGtattttattcacaaaatgatAGAAAATAACTCAGACATGCTGGttgaaacacagagaattacttccctgggattcagcttagaagttacagagtacaggggacagAATCGAATCATTaaccagagcaactgaaaaagtcCACACCGATTTCAAAATCATCATAACCTGATCACGTCTAGCCACACAATTCCCTTCTACTTAGATATCTTTGGCTGATTATGAGATGGCCAGGACATTTACTGGATTCACTCCGGCTGTTTCGGAGCAATCATTTCTCTCCATCTCCTCTGCATCAGCTACACGGAccaagacccctcagactgcaactgttctcagttcaaaagagtttctcttcctcccattgccTTATctgactgccccctgctgggagccctCTGTTAGGGTTAAGGCTTTCCCTGCATTTATTCatgacggctacgtctacacgtgaagcctacattgaagtagcctatttcgatgtggcgaaatcgaaataggctatttcgatgaataacgtctacacgtcctccagggctggcaacgtcgatgttcaacttcgacgttgcgcagcaccacatcgaaataggcgctgcgagggaacgtctacacgccacagtagcacacatcgaaataagggtgccagccacagctgcagacagggtcacagcgtggactcaacagccagctgctcccttaaagggcccctcccagacacacttgcactaaacagcacaagatccacagagccgacaacgagttgcagaccctgtgcatgcagcatgaatcccccgctgcagcagcagcagccagaagccctgggctaaaggctgctgcacacggtgaccatagagccccgcacgggctggagagacagcttctctcaaccccccagctgatggctgccatggaggaccccacaatttcgacgttgcgggacatggattatctacacggtccctacttcgacgttgaacgtcgaagtagggtgctattccgatcccctcggctctgtctacacgtgcatgctacttcgaagtagcggcactaacttcgaaatagcacccgtcgcggctacacgcgtcgggcgttatttcgaagttaactttgacgttaggcggcgagacgtcgaagtcgctaacctcatgaggggatcggaatagcgccccacttcaacgttcaacgtcaaagtagggaccgtgtagacgatccgagtcccgcaacgtcgaaattgtggggtcctccatggcagccatcagctggggggttgagagacgctgtctctccagccagtgcggggctctatggtcaccgtgtgcagcagcctttagcccagggcttctggctgctgatgctgcagcgggggattcatgctgcatgcacagagtctgcaactctTTgacggctctgtggatcttgtgctgtttagtgcaagtgtgtctgggaggggccctttaagggagcggctggctgttgagtccaccctgtgaccctgtctgcagctgtgcctggcacccttatttcgatgtgtgctactgtggcgtgtagacgttccctcgcagcgcctatttcgatgtggtgctgcgcaacgtcgatgttgaacatcgacgttgccagccctggaggacgtgtagacgttattcatcgaaatagcctatttcgatgtcgccacatcgaaataggctacttcgatgtaggcttcatgtgtagacgtagccctcatgaggttagcgacttcgacgtctcgccacctaacatcgaagttaacttcgaaatagcgcccgacgcgtgtagccacgacgggtgctatttcgaagttagtgccgctacttcaaagtagcgtgcacgtgtagacacagccgacatgttgcatcccaaaatagcacccgacgtgtATACATTGGCCCAGAATGTGAGGGGCTGTGCTGTTGATGTGGGATGGCAAAATGGGAAGCCGATGATTGTATTGTGAAATTTGAATGTTGTCTCCGCTGTTTTATTTAGAGAATAGACAGGCCAGACTCTCATACTGGGAGAAATCTGTTTGGAAGAAAATACTGAGGCCTTTGCCTTGTACGCAGGCACAGATCCTATTGTGGTAAAGTACTGGGAATCTTTCAATTCATTTAAAGGATTTTGGATCTTGCTTAAGATTATAAGGTGCAAGGTTCTGGAGTCTATGATGGAGGTGAAGAGTCGTTTGGACCCGATTTTGTATTTACTAATAGAATCCTGGATCTGGAGTGTGGGTGGGTACAAGCTCACCCACACCAAAAGGGTTCCCCCACAGACTATGGGGAGGATCCAGTGGGCTCAGGAAACCACATAGTTATGGAGGacacaggaaaaagaaagagGGGTTGGCATCATGGTCAATGGTCTAAAACAAAGGAATCGGAAAGGGAtactgagcagagagccccagacagcaAACACAGCTCCTTGAAAGTGTCTAGAGGGCCAGAAGATGCTGGCCATCTATTAATGGGATGATAACTTCTGCAGGAGTGGGCCGGTGGGTGAAGGGAAGTTGGTTCATGTTTCTCTGTGGATCTGATAACATTCACAATTGTCACCATTCCTTCTTTAATTACACTGCGACACATAGTGTTACCTCGTGTTGATGGAATTGTGTTTGGTTGTAAAGTAGAGTCAAGAGACCAAATAACCTACGCCAGCCAAGTATGTTCCTATAAGCTATAAAATATAGGGAAGGAAGGAGATTCTGCATGACACCACCAAGCCATTGGAAGCAGTCAGGTAACATTCCCCacatgcaaaaaacaaacaaacccatacTCCAACATCTGGGTTCCTGAAGCCATCTTTTCATCCTCTCACGCGTGAAACGGCACGAAAGCGCCTGACCAGCCCCTTGAGGGGCAGAAGAATCACGTTTCTTGTTTTCTTTCGGTCATTCCTACACAAGCCCATGAAAATAACAAATCATACATCTGAATCTGAGAAAATATCCAGTCTACATCAGCCAAAGCTGCCCTCAAATCATGCAAGGTGTTATGAGATACTTAGGGTGAGACTAGTCTGTGTAACTGCTATGCCATTGTGCTTTATATTATTCATGCAAATTGTTACAAAAATTATCTAAGAGCCAGTttctaaaagaaagaaagaaatctcaATAACTCTGCTCTGAAGTACTCAAATGGGCTATGCCAATGAACATTTATCAAAACATCTCTCTTTATATCTGCTAAAATTTCTCCTTTAAGCTTTTATTCTGGTTTCTGAAAGAAACCACTTTAAAAAGGTTTTTCTCAGGGACTCATTGACCTCCTTATTTCTCAGGCTGTAGATGACTGGATTGATCATGGGAGTCAGGACTGCATAGACGAGGGAGAATAGTTTGTGTAAGATTTCGGGAGTGTTTGTTGGAAACACATAGACAGCAATCACGGTCCCATAGAAAACCGAAACAacaatgaggtgggaggagcaggtggaaaaggccctttgCCTCCCAGTGGTAGATGGGATTCTTAGGATGGTGGTGATGATACAAATGTAGGATGTCAGGGTGAGCAGACAAGGGACAAGTGACCCTATGGAAGCAATAGTAAATGCCAACAATTGGACAGTCTGGGTGTCATCACAGGAGAGTTTTATCAGGGGTGTTAAATCGCAAAAGATatggtcaatttctttggaaTCACAGAACGTTAATTGCCACAAAAGACTACTTATTGTTGTGCAGCCCAGAAAGCTACTTATCCAGGAACCTGCCACTAGCTGGCAACAAACCCGGCCATTCATCAGAGCAGCATAACGAAGGGGGtggcatatcgctaaataccgATCGTAGGACATTGCTGCAAGCAACAGAGATTCCACAGCTGCAAAGACACCAAAAAAATATATCTGCCCAAGGCAGCCCTTAACAGAAATGGTCCTTTCTCCGGTCAGGAGACTGGCCAACAGCCTGGGCAGGGTGGTGGAGATGTAACAGATCTCCAGGAATGACATGTTCCCCAGAAAGAAGTACATGGGGGTACGAAGGTGATGGTCAACCACAACTAGAGCAACAAGGAGGCTGTTCCCAGCCACAGACACAATGTAGATCACTAGAAATAGCAGGAAGAGAAGAGGCTGCAGTTCCGGGCCAGTCCCGAATCCTAAGAGGATGACGTCCACAATGAGTGTtgtatttcttccttttcctttctccatTGTATGGATCTAGAAAGAGAAAACCATGAAATATGGATTGAGCACCTTCAGGCAGCTTGTGCTGTCAG
The window above is part of the Carettochelys insculpta isolate YL-2023 chromosome 32, ASM3395843v1, whole genome shotgun sequence genome. Proteins encoded here:
- the LOC142004982 gene encoding olfactory receptor 1C1-like, with product MYFFLGNMSFLEICYISTTLPRLLASLLTGERTISVKGCLGQIYFFGVFAAVESLLLAAMSYDRYLAICHPLRYAALMNGRVCCQLVAGSWISSFLGCTTISSLLWQLTFCDSKEIDHIFCDLTPLIKLSCDDTQTVQLLAFTIASIGSLVPCLLTLTSYICIITTILRIPSTTGRQRAFSTCSSHLIVVSVFYGTVIAVYVFPTNTPEILHKLFSLVYAVLTPMINPVIYSLRNKEVNESLRKTFLKWFLSETRIKA